Proteins found in one Odocoileus virginianus isolate 20LAN1187 ecotype Illinois chromosome 10, Ovbor_1.2, whole genome shotgun sequence genomic segment:
- the LRRC55 gene encoding leucine-rich repeat-containing protein 55: MGSVQHHCCPQPKMGDTWAQGPRPGPPRPALLLVPLLVAAGVMPSDGGASCPVLCMCHNQAVDCSGQRLFSVPPELPVDTRNLSLAHNRIAAVPPGYLTCYRELRVLSLRNNSLVELPAGLFLHAKRLAHLDLSYNNLSHLPAGMFQAALGLVRIDLSHNPGLRRVHPRAFQGLAQLRDLDLSFGGLAFLSLEALEGLPGLVTLQIGGNPWVCGCTMEPLLKWLRNRIQRCTADSQLAECRGPPEVEGAPLFSLTEESFKACHLTLTLDDYLFIAFVGFVVSIASVATNFLLGITANCCHRWSKASEEEEI, translated from the exons ATGGGCTCCGTTCAGCACCACTGTTGCCCGCAGCCGAAGATGGGCGACACCTGGGCCCAAGGGCCCCGGCCTGGGCCCCCGCGGCCCGCCCTGCTCCTGGTCCCCCTCCTCGTGGCGGCCGGGGTGATGCCCTCGGACGGCGGCGCCAGCTGCCCGGTGCTCTGCATGTGCCATAACCAGGCGGTGGACTGCAGCGGCCAGCGGCTCTTCTCGGTGCCCCCGGAGCTGCCAGTGGACACGCGCAACCTCAGCCTGGCGCACAACCGCATCGCCGCTGTGCCGCCCGGCTACCTCACGTGCTACCGGGAGCTCCGGGTGCTCAGCCTGCGCAACAACTCCCTGGTGGAGCTGCCCGCGGGCCTCTTCCTGCACGCCAAGCGCCTGGCACACCTGGACCTGAGCTACAACAACCTCAGCCACCTGCCCGCCGGCATGTTCCAGGCCGCGCTCGGCCTCGTGCGCATCGACCTCAGCCACAACCCCGGGCTGCGCCGGGTGCACCCGCGCGCCTTCCAGGGCCTGGCGCAGCTGCGGGACCTCGACCTCAGCTTCGGAGGCCTGGCCTTCCTCAGCCTCGAGGCCCTCGAAGGCCTGCCCGGGCTGGTGACCCTGCAGATCGGCGGCAACCCCTGGGTGTGCGGCTGCACCATGGAGCCCCTGCTCAAGTGGCTGCGGAACCGCATCCAGCGTTGCACGGCGG ACTCCCAGCTGGCTGAGTGCCGAGGCCCCCCGGAAGTCGAGGGCGCCCCCCTCTTCTCGCTCACAGAGGAGAGCTTCAAGGCCTGCCACCTGACCCTGACCTTGGACGATTACCTCTTCATCGCCTTCGTGGGCTTCGTGGTCTCCATCGCATCCGTGGCCACCAACTTCCTCCTGGGCATCACCGCCAACTGCTGCCACCGCTGGAGCAAGGCCAGCGAAGAGGAGGAGATCTGA